From Hoplias malabaricus isolate fHopMal1 chromosome 11, fHopMal1.hap1, whole genome shotgun sequence, a single genomic window includes:
- the LOC136709830 gene encoding extracellular calcium-sensing receptor-like → MIFAIEEINKNWTLLPNLTLGYLAADTCLTDGSTLSAALTLVTGQDKAVSGDKCTESPNVPVIIGDARSSASIVVADTLGVFGIPMVSYFASCACLSDRIRFPTFLRTVPSDAFQAKAMARLLHSMGWSWVVIISGDDAYGTGGVQLLLQKLEGSGVCVDYIDVIPKSFAPNKIRRIVERIQNSKAQVVVTFAISPDMEVLLKEVVRQNVTDRQWIATEAWSTSSQHAVLSATCLAGTLGFALRRVDIQGLGSYLTQLSPDMNFNEPLIQNVWEELFGCRFGKESQSGPHRPVCTGLEKVEEAGAIYSDINYNVYKAVYAIANAIENMLDCQPGKGPFKNGECPDMEWIRPKELLHYLKAVKFTTPVGEPVYFDENGDPSASYDIINWHMGAEGKIEFVKVGQFEATKGPEQDFQIDLTKVVWGGGWHDEVPVSVCSERCPQGTRKAVQKGKPVCCYDCIPCAIGEISNVADSTECIKCPYHFWPNANRTHCIPMSVEFLSFQDNMGIILSVLSIVGAGLTGTVLAAFFHHRDTPLVRANNSELSFYLLLSLTLCFLCALAFIGRPAPWSCMLRHTLFGISFVVCLACVLSKTVVVLVAFRATLPGSNMMRYFGPVQQRAAIFTCTLVQVGICVLWLVLEPPLPTETAGGELGARVVLLCAVGSVIWFSLVLGYIGLLAAVCFLLAFFARKLPDNFNEAKFITFSMLIFCAVWIAFVPAYVSFPGKYTVAVEVFAILASSYGLLLCIFAPKCYIILLRPERNTRKNMMAK, encoded by the exons ATGATATTTGCCATagaggaaataaacaagaaCTGGACTCTGTTACCTAACCTCACACTGGGCTACCTGGCAGCAGACACCTGCCTGACTGATGGCAGCACTTTGAGTGCGGCACTGACACTAGTGACGGGGCAAGATAAGGCAGTGTCTGGAGATAAGTGTACTGAGTCTCCCAATGTGCCAGTCATTATTGGCGATGCTCGCTCCTCTGCCTCTATAGTGGTAGCTGATACACTGGGTGTATTTGGTATCCCCATG GTTAGCTACTTTGCTTCCTGTGCATGTCTCAGTGACCGCATCAGATTTCCCACCTTTTTGCGTACTGTTCCAAGTGATGCTTTCCAGGCTAAAGCAATGGCTCGCCTCCTTCACTCAATGGGATGGTCCTGGGTGGTCATTATCTCTGGAGACGATGCATATGGAACAGGTGGAGTGCAGCTGCTATTGCAGAAACTGGAAGGTTCGGGTGTGTGCGTGGACTACATTGATGTCATCCCAAAATCTTTTGCACCCAACAAGATCAGGCGAATTGTGGAAAGAATACAGAACTCGAAAGCCCAAGTTGTAGTGACCTTTGCCATCAGCCCAGATATGGAGGTCCTGCTGAAGGAAGTTGTGAGACAAAATGTGACAGACAGGCAGTGGATTGCCACTGAAGCCTGGAGCACCTCCAGCCAGCATGCAGTTCTAAGTGCTACCTGCTTGGCAGGCACACTTGGCTTTGCACTGCGGCGAGTTGATATCCAGGGTTTGGGCTCCTATCTGACACAGTTAAGCCCTGACATGAATTTCAATGAACCACTGATACAGAATGTTTGGGAGGAACTATTTGGGTGCAGATTTGGAAAGGAATCCCAGTCAGGGCCCCATAGGCCAGTGTGTACAGGCTTGGAAAAAGTTGAAGAAGCAGGGGCAATTTACTCTGATATCAACTATAATGTGTATAAGGCTGTGTATGCTATTGCAAATGCTATTGAGAACATGTTGGACTGTCAGCCAGGCAAAGGGCCATTCAAGAATGGAGAATGTCCTGATATGGAATGGATAAGACCCAAAGAG CTTCTGCACTACCTTAAGGCAGTAAAATTCACAACCCCCGTGGGTGAGCCCGTCTATTTTGATGAGAATGGGGACCCATCTGCTTCTTATGATATAATTAACTGGCACATGGGAGCTGAAGGCAAGATAGAGTTTGTCAAGGTTGGGCAATTTGAAGCCACAAAAGGACCAGAGCAAGACTTCCAGATAGACCTCACTAAAGTTGTCTGGGGAGGGGGCTGGCATGACGAG GTgccagtgtctgtgtgcagtgagAGATGTCCCCAAGGCACCAGGAAGGCTGTACAGAAAGGAAAGCCTGTGTGCTGCTATGACTGTATTCCATGTGCAATAGGGGAGATCAGCAATGTTGCTG ACTCCACAGAGTGCATCAAGTGTCCATATCACTTCTGGCCCAATGCTAATCGGACACACTGCATCCCAATGTCAGTGGAGTTCCTCTCCTTTCAAGATAACATGGGCATCATCCTCTCTGTGCTCTCTATTGTTGGAGCAGGACTTACTGGGACTGTCCTTGCTGCCTTCTTCCATCATCGGGATACGCCCCTGGTACGTGCCAACAACTCTGAACTGAGTTTCTATCTGCTGCTGTCACTTACACTCTGCTTCCTCTGTGCACTGGCTTTCATTGGTCGGCCAGCACCTTGGTCCTGCATGCTGCGTCATACTCTGTTTGGGATCAGTTTTGTTGTGTGCCTGGCCTGTGTTCTCAGCAAGACTGTGGTGGTCCTTGTTGCTTTCAGAGCAACTCTTCCAGGTTCAAACATGATGAGATACTTCGGGCCTGTTCAGCAGAGGGCAGCCATCTTCACTTGTACACTGGTTCAGGTGGGGATCTGTGTGCTGTGGCTGGTGCTGGAGCCTCCACTTCCCACAGAAACTGCAGGTGGTGAGCTTGGAGCAAGAGTGGTGCTGCTTTGTGCAGTTGGCTCAGTCATATGGTTTTCCCTAGTGCTGGGCTACATCGGCCTGCTGGCTGCTGTCTGTTTCCTGCTGGCCTTCTTTGCCCGGAAGCTTCCAGACAATTTCAATGAGGCCAAATTCATCACCTTCAGCATGCTGATCTTCTGTGCTGTGTGGATCGCATTTGTGCCAGCATACGTCAGTTTTCCAGGGAAGTACACAGTGGCTGTGGAGGTCTTTGCAATTCTTGCTTCCAGCTATGGACTTCTATTGTGTATCTTTGCCCCAAAGTGTTACATTATCCTACTCAGACCAGAGAGGAATACAAGAAAGAACATGAtggcaaaataa
- the LOC136709148 gene encoding extracellular calcium-sensing receptor-like → MCLDGEDMLLLQVVTLLLLSLICFTNGGSALDCERWQNLDAVVVQKEGQVILAGMFPIYAKGVEQELSFTTLPGKRRCRGLSLRTLRWSQAMIFFIEEINRNPDLLPNVTLGYRVYDTCGLVALSMKTALSVVSQPLKRNTTGACASPTVPLIIGDSGSTLSMAISRMLNLFSVPLVSYFASCACLSDKQQFPYFFRTIPSDAYQAAALARLVKHFDRTWVGTMGSDDAYGRTAMDMFITEVTRLGVCVTFRIIIPKVSSPQQIQDIVKTVRESTARVLVAFAIEEDIQPIVEETVRQKVTGKQWVASEAWVTSTLIYSNYPSFSGTIGFAIRRAEIPGLRTFLHSLHPLAQPNNPSAREFWETQFNCSFNMGTSLVSIDDPVQYNRTCTGQERIEDTETIYNDVSQLRVTYNLHKAVYAVAHALHNLLMCQKKESSKDKQNQCPDIHNLQTWQVIQYLRNVNYTNVFGDTVYFDEHGDPVASYDIINWHKGPEGGPLRLVTVGRFDSSLPNKQQLVLYQDNIVWQGGSKEVPVSVCSTSCVPGYRKVTRKGEPVCCYDCVPCPEGSISNSTDQSECSLCPEDLWSNLQRDTCVEKQIEFLSYTEGFGMALAAIAVLGVMATVTVAVIFLQYRDTPLVRANNSELSFLLLLSLTLCFLCALTFLGRPTHWACPLRRTAFGLTFALCLSCLLSKTLVVLMAFRATLPGSNTARCFRPSQQRLGVFLCSALQCGICVAWLTTAPPYPVKNTWLYRDRIILECHLGSVALFCCVLGYIGCLAAFCFILAFLARKLPDNFNEAKFITFSMLIFCAVWIAYIPAYVSSPGKFTVAVEIFAILASSFGVLLCIFVPKCYVIIFMPEKNTKKYLMSQKTGR, encoded by the exons ATGTGCCTGGACGGTGAGGATATGCTGCTCCTCCAGGTGGTGACCCTGCTGCTGCTGTCTCTCATTTGCTTCACCAACGGGGGCTCTGCTTTGGATTGTGAGCGCTGGCAGAACCTAGATGCTGTGGTGGTCCAAAAGGAGGGTCAGGTGATTCTGGCTGGAATGTTCCCCATCTATGCAAAAGGCGTGGAGCAGGAGCTGAGCTTCACCACTTTACCAGGAAAGAGGAGATGCAGGGG attaAGTTTGCGTACACTCCGTTGGTCCCAGGCCATGATATTTTTTATAGAAGAAATCAACAGGAACCCTGATCTGTTGCCCAATGTCACCCTGGGCTACAGAGTCTATGACACTTGCGGGCTGGTGGCTCTGTCCATGAAAACAGCCTTGTCTGTGGTCTCTCAACCCCTAAAGAGGAACACCACAGGAGCATGTGCGTCTCCCACAGTCCCTCTGATCATTGGAGACTCAGGGTCCACTCTGTCTATGGCCATCTCCAGAATGCTCAACCTCTTCAGTGTCCCACTG GTTAGTTACTTTGCCTCCTGTGCATGCCTGAGTGACAAGCAGCAGTTTCCCTATTTCTTCCGTACAATCCCTAGTGATGCATACCAGGCTGCTGCACTGGCTCGGCTTGTGAAGCACTTTGACCGGACATGGGTGGGGACCATGGGGTCAGACGACGCATATGGGCGAACAGCTATGGACATGTTCATCACAGAGGTGACCcgcctgggtgtgtgtgtgaccttccGGATTATTATCCCCAAGGTATCATCTCCGCAACAGATCCAGGACATTGTGAAGACTGTCCGAGAATCTACAGCTCGCGTTCTGGTGGCTTTTGCCATCGAGGAGGACATCCAGCCCATTgtagaggagacagtgaggcaGAAAGTGACCGGAAAGCAATGGGTTGCGAGTGAAGCCTGGGTAACATCCACGCTTATCTACTCAAACTATCCATCTTTCAGTGGCACCATTGGTTTTGCCATTCGCCGAGCAGAAATCCCAGGCCTCAGAACTTTCCTCCACAGCCTGCATCCTTTAGCCCAACCAAATAACCCCTCTGCCAGGGAATTCTGGGAAACACAGTTtaattgctcctttaatatGGGTACATCTTTGGTTTCTATAGATGATCCTGTCCAATACAACCGTACCTGTACCGGACAGGAAAGGATTGAAGACACAGAGACTATCTACAATGATGTGTCCCAGCTCAGAGTGACCTATAACTTACACAAGGCTGTATACGCTGTAGCACATGCACTACACAACCTGCTTATGTGCCAGAAGAAAGAGAGCAGCAAAGATAAACAGAATCAGTGTCCTGATATTCACAATCTGCAGACCTGGCAG GTGATCCAGTACCTGAGGAACGTCAATTACACTAATGTGTTTGGGGACACTGTGTATTTTGATGAGCATGGAGACCCTGTAGCATCATATGATATAATAAACTGGCACAAAGGACCTGAGGGTGGGCCACTGCGGTTAGTGACAGTGGGACGCTTTGACTCATCTCTTCCAAATAAGCAGCAGCTAGTGCTCTACCAAGACAACATTGTATGGCAAGGAGGGTCTAAGGAG GTGCCGGTATCGGTGTGTTCAACAAGCTGTGTGCCAGGCTACAGGAAAGTTACACGTAAAGGCGAACCAGTCTGCTGCTATGACTGTGTGCCCTGCCCTGAGGGCTCTATCAGCAACAGCACAG ACCAGTCTGAATGCAGCCTCTGCCCTGAGGATCTCTGGTCAAACCTTCAGCGTGACACCTGTGTGGAAAAACAGATTGAGTTTTTGTCATACACAGAGGGTTTTGGGATGGCCCTCGCAGCTATTGCTGTCCTGGGTGTTATGGCTACTGTCACTGTGGCTGTCATTTTTCTCCAATACAGAGACACACCCCTGGTTCGCGCCAACAACTCAGAGTTGAGTTTTCTGTTGCTGTTGTCACTGACCCTCTGCTTTCTGTGTGCTTTGACCTTCCTTGGTCGGCCAACGCACTGGGCCTGTCCTCTCAGGCGCACAGCCTTTGGTCTGACATTCGCCCTCTGTCTCTCCTGCCTCCTGAGCAAAACTCTGGTGGTTCTCATGGCTTTCAGGGCCACTCTGCCTGGGAGTAACACTGCACGGTGTTTCCGCCCCTCTCAGCAGCggctgggtgtgttcctgtgctCCGCTCTACAGTGTGGCATCTGTGTGGCCTGGCTGACCACAGCTCCCCCTTATCCAGTAAAGAACACCTGGCTCTACCGAGACCGGATCATCTTGGAATGCCATCTGGGCTCTGTGGCTTTGTTCTGCTGCGTCCTTGGCTACATTGGCTGCCTCGCTGCCTTCTGCTTTATCCTGGCCTTTCTGGCTCGCAAGCTGCCAGATAACTTTAATGAAGCCAAGTTCATCACCTTCAGCATGCTCATATTCTGTGCTGTTTGGATTGCCTACATTCCGGCCTATGTCAGCTCTCCAGGAAAGTTCACAGTAGCTGTAGAGATATTCGCTATTTTAGCATCCAGTTTTGGTGTGCTTCTGTGTATTTTCGTCCCCAAATGTTATGTCATCATCTTCATGCCTgaaaagaacacaaaaaaatatttgatgtCTCAGAAAACTGGCAGGTGA